From Chthonomonas sp., the proteins below share one genomic window:
- a CDS encoding proline racemase family protein: MMLSFVDSHTAGEPTRILTSFPSLVGESVAEQAADLASRFPWVYAATLGEPRGNDVWVGGILLPHTNDYDFGVIFYNTTGNLGMCGHGTIGLGVTLQRLGRLGVGTYTMGTPAGLVTVNILGRNDVSLRNVLSYRDSTGVACGSVTGDIAYGGNWFYICQDHGLALSESVWSLEKKGQALMAELAHRGITGADGARIDHVEYVWPGDDTCDARNFVITPSGAFDRSPCGTGTSAKLACLAGDGKLQPGESWRVRGISGECFEASYELAEGGVRPTIRGQAFITAEGALHFDDLDPLRHGLTWA; the protein is encoded by the coding sequence ATGATGCTTTCCTTCGTCGACTCGCACACCGCGGGCGAACCCACGCGCATCCTCACCTCGTTCCCTTCGTTGGTAGGCGAGTCGGTTGCCGAGCAAGCCGCCGACCTGGCGTCGCGGTTTCCGTGGGTGTACGCGGCGACTCTCGGCGAGCCACGCGGCAACGATGTGTGGGTCGGCGGAATCCTGTTGCCCCATACTAACGACTATGATTTTGGCGTAATCTTTTACAATACAACCGGCAACCTCGGGATGTGCGGCCACGGCACCATCGGGCTGGGGGTGACGTTGCAGCGTCTGGGCCGCCTTGGTGTGGGCACGTACACCATGGGCACACCCGCCGGTTTGGTAACCGTGAATATTCTCGGCCGCAACGACGTGAGCCTGCGCAACGTGCTGAGTTACCGCGATTCGACCGGCGTCGCGTGCGGCTCCGTCACCGGTGACATTGCGTACGGAGGCAACTGGTTTTACATCTGCCAAGACCACGGGCTGGCGCTCTCGGAGAGCGTTTGGAGCTTGGAAAAGAAGGGCCAAGCCCTGATGGCCGAGCTTGCCCACCGCGGAATCACCGGTGCCGACGGCGCGCGGATTGACCATGTGGAGTACGTGTGGCCGGGCGACGACACCTGCGACGCGCGCAACTTTGTCATCACCCCCAGCGGCGCGTTCGATCGCTCGCCGTGCGGCACCGGGACCTCGGCCAAACTCGCCTGCCTCGCCGGGGATGGCAAGCTCCAACCGGGAGAATCGTGGCGCGTGCGCGGCATCTCGGGCGAGTGCTTTGAAGCCAGCTACGAACTCGCCGAAGGGGGCGTGCGGCCCACAATTCGCGGCCAGGCCTTCATCACCGCCGAAGGCGCGCTGCACTTTGATGACCTCGACCCGCTGCGGCACGGATTGACCTGGGCATGA
- a CDS encoding dihydrodipicolinate synthase family protein, producing the protein MALLWSGVFPALTTQFRADGSLDLDATAYHLSAIADSGIRGVVMLGSLGENNALTFAEKIEVLSMAVGTVGDKMPVLTGVSELSTAAAVDFVRAAEKAGVNGHMVMPAMVYRADDREALHHFRTVADAATQPLMIYNNPLAYPVDLTPHLLEQLAENEKFVAVKESSADTRRVTQIFNQIGDRLAIFGGVDDLILEVGALGAHGWVAGVGLAFPRENQALWEMIQAGEWDKALALYRWYSPLLGLDIGTKFVQKIKLCLQEVGFGTEHVRGPRLNLEGAERADAMRIIHEGLARRPSL; encoded by the coding sequence ATGGCTCTTCTTTGGTCTGGTGTCTTCCCCGCTCTCACAACCCAGTTTCGGGCGGACGGCTCGCTCGACTTGGACGCAACTGCGTACCACCTCAGCGCGATCGCCGACAGCGGTATTCGTGGCGTGGTGATGCTGGGGTCGCTCGGCGAAAACAACGCCCTGACCTTCGCCGAAAAAATTGAGGTTCTCAGCATGGCGGTTGGTACGGTGGGCGACAAGATGCCGGTCCTCACCGGCGTCAGCGAACTCAGCACCGCCGCCGCCGTGGATTTTGTGCGCGCCGCGGAGAAAGCCGGTGTGAACGGCCACATGGTGATGCCGGCCATGGTTTACCGCGCCGATGACCGCGAGGCGCTGCACCACTTCCGCACCGTCGCCGACGCGGCGACCCAGCCGCTCATGATCTACAACAACCCGCTGGCCTACCCCGTGGACCTCACCCCCCACCTGCTTGAGCAACTCGCCGAAAACGAGAAGTTCGTCGCGGTGAAGGAATCGAGCGCCGACACCCGGCGCGTCACGCAAATCTTCAATCAGATCGGCGACCGGCTCGCGATCTTTGGCGGCGTTGACGACCTGATTCTTGAGGTCGGCGCGCTCGGTGCGCACGGTTGGGTCGCGGGCGTGGGGCTCGCGTTCCCCCGCGAAAACCAAGCGCTCTGGGAGATGATTCAGGCGGGCGAATGGGACAAGGCGCTGGCGTTGTACCGCTGGTATTCGCCGCTGCTCGGTCTGGATATCGGCACAAAATTCGTGCAAAAGATTAAACTTTGCCTGCAAGAAGTTGGATTCGGAACCGAGCACGTGCGCGGGCCGCGCCTGAACCTGGAGGGTGCCGAACGCGCGGATGCGATGCGCATTATTCATGAAGGGCTCGCCCGCCGCCCCAGCCTATGA
- a CDS encoding aspartate aminotransferase family protein has protein sequence MDADAVLAHVVSGYQNHINPNLAKLMNFAGFGVEARAEGCYVWDHEGNRYLDCLGGYGVFSLGHRHPKVVQAVKDQLDLMPLSSKVFFGPRQAELATKLAEVAPEGLDYTFFSNSGTEAVEAALKFAKGTKGASKIVSTIGSYHGKTLGALSVTGREKYQTKFAPLVPGAVFVPFGDTAAMLAAIDGDTAAVILEVVQGEGGINLAPAGYMTAVRKACDEHDVLLIVDEVQTGMGRTGTMFACEHEGIRPDIMTLAKCLGGGVMPIGATMFTRRVYDRVYGDNPLMHTSTFGGNGLACAAGIATLEVIAEEGLIEKSRDTGAYFMARLREVQAKHPDTVSEVRGLGLMIGLEFSLDEVGELTIAQMTKRGLIAAYTLNNPRVIRIEPPLIITREQCDFAASVIDEALSETEALLAALV, from the coding sequence ATGGACGCCGATGCTGTTCTGGCTCACGTCGTTTCTGGTTATCAAAACCACATCAATCCCAACCTCGCCAAGCTGATGAACTTCGCCGGTTTTGGCGTGGAAGCCCGGGCCGAGGGCTGCTACGTGTGGGATCACGAAGGCAACCGGTACCTGGATTGTTTAGGCGGCTACGGCGTATTTTCGCTGGGGCATCGCCATCCCAAAGTCGTGCAGGCCGTCAAGGATCAGCTCGATCTGATGCCGCTCAGCAGCAAAGTTTTCTTTGGCCCACGTCAAGCGGAACTGGCCACCAAGCTGGCCGAAGTCGCGCCCGAAGGACTCGACTACACCTTCTTTAGCAACAGCGGAACCGAGGCCGTGGAGGCCGCGCTGAAGTTTGCCAAGGGCACCAAGGGCGCGAGCAAGATCGTCAGCACCATTGGCAGTTACCACGGCAAGACCCTGGGCGCGCTCTCTGTGACCGGTCGCGAGAAGTACCAAACCAAGTTTGCGCCGCTGGTCCCGGGCGCGGTTTTTGTGCCGTTCGGCGACACCGCGGCGATGCTCGCCGCGATTGATGGCGACACCGCCGCCGTGATTCTCGAAGTCGTGCAAGGCGAAGGTGGCATCAACTTGGCCCCCGCGGGTTACATGACCGCCGTGCGCAAGGCGTGCGACGAGCACGACGTGCTACTGATTGTGGACGAAGTGCAAACCGGCATGGGCCGTACCGGCACCATGTTTGCCTGCGAGCACGAGGGCATTCGTCCGGACATCATGACCCTCGCCAAATGCCTGGGCGGCGGTGTCATGCCGATCGGTGCGACGATGTTCACCCGGCGCGTCTACGACCGCGTTTACGGCGATAATCCGCTGATGCACACGAGCACCTTCGGTGGCAACGGTCTGGCCTGCGCGGCGGGTATTGCGACCCTGGAAGTGATCGCCGAGGAGGGTCTGATCGAGAAGAGCCGCGACACCGGCGCTTACTTTATGGCGCGCCTGCGCGAGGTGCAAGCCAAGCACCCCGATACGGTCAGCGAGGTGCGCGGGCTGGGTCTGATGATCGGCCTTGAGTTTTCCTTAGACGAAGTCGGTGAACTGACGATTGCGCAGATGACAAAGCGCGGTCTGATCGCCGCCTACACGCTCAACAATCCGCGCGTCATTCGCATTGAGCCGCCGCTCATCATCACTCGCGAGCAGTGCGACTTCGCCGCCAGCGTGATTGATGAAGCGCTGAGCGAAACCGAGGCTCTGCTGGCGGCATTGGTCTAG
- a CDS encoding glycosyltransferase family 9 protein translates to MERYTGQPIAANARIALIANDAIGMFVVVTPLLRMIRRQFPGAHVTLFTGTRVQEFTDKSDLADETVFLLGGAMPEWIALGAGPGYDLVLNTEQSTIAKFMAMALVTPSGFVAGPCVRADGRGDWEYPSDARGDLWRDQDWISPKITDKYPFLRTPWIVEIFARLFSLEGPVPGYEIPAGKPEVATPQILLNTGASLESKLWTPEKWVALTQWLHARGKSIGLIGAPPSTAALHWKGGNVDDTILATGFVQDLRGKYSLPGVVGAVDAAEAVVSLDNGIMHLAAFRETPVVGLFREGIHRLWAPPADNVRVLIPPAGKLPAEITVESVQQELAHV, encoded by the coding sequence ATGGAGCGCTACACCGGCCAGCCTATCGCGGCCAACGCGCGGATCGCGCTGATTGCAAACGATGCGATCGGCATGTTTGTCGTGGTCACGCCGCTATTGCGGATGATTCGGCGGCAGTTTCCTGGCGCACACGTGACGCTGTTCACCGGAACCCGTGTTCAGGAGTTCACGGACAAAAGCGACCTGGCCGACGAGACGGTATTTTTGCTGGGTGGGGCGATGCCGGAGTGGATTGCTTTGGGGGCTGGGCCCGGTTACGACCTGGTGCTCAACACCGAGCAAAGCACTATTGCCAAGTTCATGGCGATGGCGTTGGTTACGCCTTCTGGCTTCGTGGCGGGGCCGTGCGTTCGCGCGGATGGCCGCGGCGACTGGGAGTACCCAAGCGACGCCCGCGGTGACCTTTGGCGCGACCAAGATTGGATTTCGCCGAAGATCACGGACAAGTATCCGTTCCTGCGAACGCCCTGGATTGTTGAGATTTTTGCCCGGCTGTTCTCGCTCGAAGGTCCGGTTCCCGGCTACGAGATTCCCGCGGGGAAGCCCGAGGTCGCCACGCCCCAGATTCTGCTGAACACCGGCGCGAGCCTGGAAAGCAAACTGTGGACACCCGAAAAATGGGTGGCGCTCACCCAGTGGCTCCACGCCCGCGGCAAGAGCATCGGCCTCATCGGCGCGCCGCCCTCGACGGCGGCTCTGCACTGGAAGGGCGGCAACGTAGATGACACGATTTTGGCCACGGGTTTTGTGCAAGATTTACGCGGAAAGTATTCGCTTCCTGGTGTGGTCGGCGCGGTAGACGCCGCCGAGGCAGTGGTGAGTTTGGACAACGGGATCATGCACTTGGCCGCATTCCGCGAAACCCCGGTGGTGGGCCTCTTCCGCGAAGGCATCCACCGCCTGTGGGCGCCGCCCGCCGACAATGTGCGGGTGTTGATTCCGCCGGCGGGCAAGTTGCCCGCCGAAATTACTGTAGAATCGGTGCAGCAGGAACTTGCCCATGTTTGA
- a CDS encoding N-acetylmuramoyl-L-alanine amidase — translation MFDLFLSFAVVVAQDKFVDPGPNKLVWFASPHFGPRPVDAPIDTIVLHHTAGDSLAGTVKWFQMAESQVSAHFTVGKDGSIVQHVSTFDRAWHAGNSMDISGRTNVNNFSIGIEIVNIGDGKHPYPQAQVDAVHHLCAHLVRHRFPGIKQITSHEFIAVPFGRKNDPILYPWDSLKDLGLPINVDPKNRKDGGKKPQ, via the coding sequence ATGTTTGATCTCTTTTTGTCGTTCGCCGTTGTTGTCGCCCAGGATAAGTTTGTTGATCCAGGCCCGAACAAACTGGTCTGGTTCGCCAGCCCGCACTTTGGGCCGCGCCCGGTGGACGCGCCGATCGACACGATTGTGTTGCACCACACCGCGGGAGATTCGCTCGCCGGAACCGTGAAGTGGTTCCAAATGGCGGAGAGCCAGGTGAGCGCGCACTTTACTGTGGGGAAGGATGGCAGCATCGTGCAGCATGTCAGCACCTTCGACCGCGCCTGGCATGCCGGCAATAGCATGGACATCAGCGGGCGCACGAACGTGAACAACTTCTCCATCGGCATCGAAATTGTGAACATCGGCGACGGCAAGCACCCCTACCCGCAGGCGCAGGTGGATGCGGTTCACCACCTTTGCGCGCACTTGGTGCGTCACCGGTTCCCGGGGATCAAGCAGATTACGAGCCACGAGTTCATTGCGGTGCCCTTCGGACGCAAGAACGATCCGATTCTCTACCCGTGGGATTCGCTCAAGGACCTCGGGCTCCCGATCAACGTGGACCCGAAGAACCGCAAAGACGGCGGGAAGAAACCTCAGTAA
- a CDS encoding PLP-dependent transferase: MDWGAWTMLQHLGEEEHLAGAVTPPIVQTSLFVMPDFETFKQRMSGQFDPENEHVYSRISNPNLAQVEIKVATLEGMDRARLFSSGMGAISAAIMSCTQAGAHVVADETVYGPTQEFLRDYLPRFGVTSTFVDTRDIAAVKAAWQPETTLLYLESPGSILFRLQDLTALSAFAHEKGAMVAMDNSYSAGLIQQPSRFGVDIVVHSATKYLCGHSDVVAGALACNEEHYAKLMVGEVALIGATLAPFNAWLMLRGMRTLGLRMAQAEKVGNAMAAFLRQHPRVTAVNHVDDQHPQADLWRKQMTGSGGLLSFEIQDPTEDRMHAFADTLELFQLGVSWGGFESLCVPIHLKLPSWTEPQWVIRLYCGLEDPADLIQDVERGLAAAY, from the coding sequence ATGGATTGGGGAGCTTGGACTATGCTGCAGCATTTGGGCGAGGAGGAGCATCTCGCCGGCGCAGTGACGCCGCCGATCGTGCAGACAAGTCTCTTTGTCATGCCCGACTTTGAGACCTTTAAGCAACGAATGTCGGGGCAGTTTGATCCGGAGAATGAGCACGTCTACAGCCGCATTTCGAACCCCAACCTCGCACAAGTGGAGATCAAAGTGGCCACCCTGGAAGGCATGGATCGGGCCCGCTTGTTTAGCTCGGGCATGGGCGCGATCTCGGCGGCCATCATGAGTTGCACCCAAGCGGGGGCGCACGTCGTTGCCGACGAAACCGTCTACGGCCCGACGCAAGAATTCTTGCGCGACTATTTGCCTCGCTTCGGCGTGACAAGCACGTTCGTGGATACTCGCGACATTGCGGCCGTAAAGGCGGCCTGGCAGCCGGAAACAACCCTGCTCTATCTCGAATCACCCGGCAGCATCCTCTTTCGGCTGCAAGACTTAACTGCGCTCAGCGCCTTTGCCCACGAGAAGGGAGCCATGGTCGCCATGGATAACAGCTATTCCGCCGGCCTTATCCAGCAGCCTTCAAGGTTTGGCGTGGACATCGTCGTCCACTCGGCGACCAAGTATCTGTGCGGCCATAGCGATGTCGTCGCCGGAGCGCTCGCCTGCAACGAGGAGCACTATGCAAAACTGATGGTCGGCGAGGTGGCCCTTATCGGCGCGACTCTGGCGCCATTCAACGCCTGGCTGATGCTGCGCGGGATGCGCACGCTTGGACTCCGCATGGCGCAAGCTGAAAAAGTCGGCAACGCCATGGCCGCGTTCCTGCGGCAACATCCGCGCGTCACGGCGGTCAACCATGTGGACGATCAACATCCGCAGGCCGACCTCTGGCGCAAGCAGATGACCGGCTCCGGCGGGCTACTCAGCTTCGAAATCCAGGACCCCACCGAAGACCGCATGCATGCCTTCGCGGACACCCTGGAACTCTTCCAGTTGGGCGTGAGTTGGGGCGGATTCGAGAGCCTTTGCGTGCCGATTCACCTCAAGCTCCCCAGTTGGACGGAGCCGCAATGGGTCATCCGGCTGTACTGCGGCCTCGAAGACCCCGCGGACCTCATCCAGGATGTCGAACGCGGCCTCGCCGCGGCTTACTGA
- the glgP gene encoding alpha-glucan family phosphorylase yields the protein MFQLKFARSFEVVSSLPDALSGLRELALNFRWTWHPETQALFEETDPKLWAEVEHNPAQLISRLTTERKDQLAGDSVYLARLKTCVEELHRYLAADQTWFKSQYPADDNRTKVAYFCFEFGISESLPIYSGGLGVLAGDHLKAASDLGVPLVAVGLLYSRGYFRQSLSPDNWQVEKYPNYDFFQMPLQLMRDENDVPLSIEVEFPDRVVTCHIWRAMVGRISLYLLDSNVLSNAQDDKQITDALYGGDEQMRLRQEMILGIGGMRALKRLGIRPSTCHLNEGHAGFLTIERLNQIMGEEGVDTKTARQAMVAGNIFTTHTPVPAGFDVFRPELLNTYLKKEIEGKLKMPMEEFVRMGRFQPDNSAEDLNMAVLAMENSNAVNGVSKLHAEVSRGMFGERWPQYPIQEVPVDSVTNGIHTATWMAPQMVALFDRHFSRAWRDSDSDYKLWQRVEEIPDQELWELRENLRGDFIRFLRKQIVKALQAKNASRSEISSASTVLDPRVLTIGFARRFATYKRAHLLMTDRERLLSILHNSERPVQFVFAGKSHPRDDGGKNIIQEINNFIQQGGARGRMVFLEDYDMEIARHMVRGVDVWLNNPRRPMEASGTSGMKVVPNGGLNASVLDGWWAEAYNNEVGWAIGDGTEHADPAHQDWLDSRSLYQLLEQEIVPKFYSRGESGIPTQWVEMVKASMAQHAPVYSTARMVREYASRYYVPCSERHLKLRADHCAEAGKAIEWRGKVRQAWPNVHIEDVSDTTAASNLVGTEFEISARVQLGGLSAEDVRVQVLVGKATASRELTDVQVHDMEPQGDGNYRLRASCDFVGQMGYCLRVIPHHDLVSVAHELPLVVWQNDAPGSEAMKASLLQSV from the coding sequence ATGTTTCAGTTGAAATTTGCGCGTTCCTTTGAAGTGGTGAGCTCCCTGCCCGACGCCCTTAGTGGGCTGCGGGAACTCGCGCTGAATTTCCGCTGGACCTGGCACCCCGAAACGCAGGCGCTGTTTGAGGAGACCGACCCCAAGCTGTGGGCCGAGGTCGAGCACAACCCGGCGCAGCTCATCTCGCGCCTCACCACCGAGCGCAAGGACCAACTTGCCGGTGACTCGGTTTACTTGGCGCGCCTCAAAACCTGCGTCGAAGAGCTTCATCGCTACCTGGCCGCCGACCAAACGTGGTTCAAATCGCAGTATCCGGCCGACGACAACCGCACCAAGGTCGCCTACTTCTGCTTCGAATTCGGAATCTCGGAATCGCTCCCCATCTATAGCGGCGGTCTCGGCGTTCTCGCCGGCGACCACCTCAAAGCGGCCAGCGACCTTGGCGTTCCGCTGGTGGCGGTTGGGCTGCTCTACAGCCGCGGTTACTTCCGGCAAAGCCTTTCGCCCGACAACTGGCAGGTCGAAAAATATCCGAACTACGACTTCTTCCAGATGCCGCTCCAACTGATGCGCGACGAAAACGATGTCCCGCTCAGCATCGAAGTCGAATTCCCGGATCGCGTGGTGACCTGCCATATCTGGCGGGCCATGGTTGGCCGCATTTCGCTATACCTGCTGGATAGCAACGTGCTGAGCAACGCGCAAGACGACAAGCAGATCACCGATGCCCTCTATGGCGGCGACGAGCAAATGCGCCTGCGCCAAGAAATGATTCTCGGCATCGGCGGAATGCGTGCGCTCAAGCGACTCGGAATCCGCCCAAGCACATGCCACCTCAACGAGGGCCACGCCGGCTTCCTCACCATCGAGCGGCTCAACCAGATCATGGGCGAAGAAGGCGTGGACACCAAGACCGCCCGCCAAGCCATGGTCGCCGGCAACATTTTTACAACGCACACGCCGGTGCCCGCCGGATTCGACGTGTTCCGTCCGGAACTGCTGAACACCTATCTTAAGAAAGAAATCGAGGGCAAGCTAAAAATGCCCATGGAAGAGTTCGTTCGCATGGGGCGGTTCCAGCCGGACAACTCAGCCGAGGACTTGAACATGGCCGTGCTGGCCATGGAGAATTCCAACGCCGTCAACGGCGTCTCGAAGCTGCACGCTGAGGTGAGCCGCGGCATGTTTGGCGAGCGCTGGCCGCAATATCCGATCCAAGAGGTGCCCGTGGATTCGGTGACCAACGGGATTCACACCGCCACATGGATGGCACCGCAAATGGTGGCCCTGTTCGATCGCCACTTTAGCCGGGCCTGGCGCGACAGCGATTCGGACTACAAACTCTGGCAACGCGTTGAAGAGATTCCCGACCAGGAACTCTGGGAACTGCGCGAGAATCTGCGCGGCGACTTCATCCGGTTCTTACGCAAGCAGATTGTCAAGGCGCTCCAAGCCAAGAACGCCAGTCGCAGCGAGATTTCTTCAGCCAGCACCGTGCTCGATCCGCGGGTGCTGACAATCGGCTTTGCTCGGCGGTTTGCGACCTACAAGCGCGCGCACCTGCTGATGACGGATCGCGAGCGCCTGCTCAGCATCCTTCACAATTCCGAGCGGCCGGTGCAGTTCGTGTTCGCCGGGAAGAGCCACCCGCGCGACGATGGCGGCAAAAACATTATTCAGGAGATCAATAACTTCATTCAGCAAGGCGGCGCTCGCGGCCGAATGGTGTTCTTGGAGGATTACGACATGGAAATTGCGCGGCACATGGTGCGCGGCGTGGACGTGTGGCTGAACAATCCGCGCCGACCGATGGAAGCCAGCGGCACCAGCGGCATGAAGGTCGTCCCGAACGGCGGCCTCAATGCGAGCGTGCTGGACGGTTGGTGGGCCGAGGCGTACAACAACGAGGTGGGCTGGGCCATCGGCGACGGCACCGAACATGCCGATCCGGCGCACCAAGATTGGCTGGATTCCCGCTCCTTGTATCAACTGCTCGAACAGGAGATCGTGCCGAAGTTTTACAGCCGCGGCGAAAGCGGAATCCCGACCCAGTGGGTGGAAATGGTGAAGGCCAGCATGGCTCAGCACGCGCCGGTCTACAGCACCGCCCGTATGGTCCGCGAATACGCGTCCCGCTACTACGTGCCGTGCTCCGAGCGGCACCTGAAGCTTCGCGCCGATCACTGCGCCGAGGCCGGAAAGGCCATCGAATGGCGTGGCAAGGTGCGGCAAGCCTGGCCGAACGTGCACATCGAGGACGTCTCGGATACGACGGCGGCAAGCAACTTGGTGGGCACCGAGTTTGAAATCTCCGCTCGCGTGCAACTGGGCGGCCTCAGCGCCGAAGACGTGCGAGTACAAGTTTTAGTGGGTAAAGCTACCGCTAGTCGCGAACTGACCGACGTGCAGGTTCATGATATGGAACCGCAAGGCGACGGCAACTACCGGCTTAGAGCGAGTTGCGATTTTGTCGGCCAGATGGGCTATTGCCTGCGCGTGATTCCACACCACGACCTGGTGAGCGTGGCGCACGAGCTTCCGCTAGTTGTGTGGCAGAACGACGCGCCCGGCTCGGAGGCGATGAAGGCGAGTTTATTGCAGTCGGTGTAG
- a CDS encoding PEP-CTERM sorting domain-containing protein (PEP-CTERM proteins occur, often in large numbers, in the proteomes of bacteria that also encode an exosortase, a predicted intramembrane cysteine proteinase. The presence of a PEP-CTERM domain at a protein's C-terminus predicts cleavage within the sorting domain, followed by covalent anchoring to some some component of the (usually Gram-negative) cell surface. Many PEP-CTERM proteins exhibit an unusual sequence composition that includes large numbers of potential glycosylation sites. Expression of one such protein has been shown restore the ability of a bacterium to form floc, a type of biofilm.) — protein sequence MKEVFAFFILAAAVGAQANLLTNGDFELGNTGFSSDYVHSPLDYTPEGIYAVDTNPNNHHSLWLSYGDHTSGAGKMLIINGRTSIGTSPWYQTVSLVGGTSYSFSAWVRSPYSPESLQLGLNGSVLSGSTVSVSTTAWSQWTYTIVAPSTGSHVIQLLPPSTASAGNDYTVDDISLRVVPEPASIASLAAGVALLALRRKK from the coding sequence ATGAAAGAAGTCTTCGCTTTCTTCATACTCGCAGCCGCGGTCGGAGCGCAGGCGAACCTGCTGACCAACGGTGACTTTGAGCTCGGCAACACCGGCTTCTCCTCGGACTACGTGCACAGCCCGCTGGATTACACGCCCGAGGGCATTTATGCGGTGGATACGAACCCGAACAACCACCACAGCCTGTGGCTGAGCTACGGCGACCATACGTCGGGCGCCGGGAAAATGCTCATCATCAACGGCAGAACCAGCATCGGCACTTCGCCTTGGTATCAAACCGTAAGCCTAGTGGGTGGCACGAGCTACAGCTTCTCGGCATGGGTGCGAAGCCCTTACTCTCCCGAGAGCCTTCAACTCGGCCTCAACGGCTCGGTCCTCTCCGGCTCGACGGTCTCCGTCTCCACCACCGCCTGGTCGCAATGGACCTACACGATCGTCGCGCCGTCTACCGGGTCGCACGTTATCCAACTACTCCCGCCATCCACGGCGTCGGCCGGTAACGACTACACCGTTGACGACATCAGCCTGCGAGTCGTCCCCGAACCGGCGTCAATCGCCTCGCTCGCGGCAGGCGTCGCCTTGCTCGCGCTGAGGCGCAAGAAGTAG
- a CDS encoding carboxyltransferase domain-containing protein, with protein sequence MRARQMGLDSWIVDGLGSQSSAFLALAMQEKFPDLEFTPAFSSIGVRGTAESPLTLFSGVEPLAGAGRRHEIPVCLELGLDPHEHAASLFAVDLTVVALGFQPGFPYLSGLAPELCGIPRRPEPRPRLPRGSVAIAMDMAGIYPAELPGGWTVLGRTPLTICEAGSDFFPIRAGDTVRFVRISEAEFAAKEGQRLAD encoded by the coding sequence ATGCGCGCGCGCCAAATGGGCTTGGATAGCTGGATTGTGGATGGCTTAGGTTCACAAAGTTCCGCGTTTCTGGCGTTGGCCATGCAGGAAAAGTTTCCCGATCTGGAATTCACACCCGCGTTTTCGTCCATCGGCGTGCGAGGGACCGCCGAATCTCCCTTGACTTTGTTCTCCGGCGTGGAACCCCTGGCCGGCGCCGGGCGGCGTCACGAGATTCCGGTCTGCTTGGAACTGGGGCTCGATCCGCACGAGCATGCAGCGTCACTGTTCGCGGTGGATCTCACGGTGGTGGCGCTCGGATTTCAGCCCGGGTTCCCGTATCTCTCGGGGCTAGCGCCGGAGCTTTGCGGCATACCGCGTCGACCGGAGCCCCGGCCGCGACTCCCACGCGGGTCGGTGGCGATCGCCATGGACATGGCCGGAATCTATCCCGCAGAACTCCCCGGCGGTTGGACCGTGCTCGGCCGCACGCCGCTCACGATTTGCGAGGCTGGCTCCGATTTCTTTCCGATTCGAGCCGGAGACACTGTGCGATTTGTCCGCATCAGCGAAGCCGAATTCGCGGCGAAGGAGGGTCAACGGCTTGCGGATTAA